Genomic window (Notolabrus celidotus isolate fNotCel1 chromosome 15, fNotCel1.pri, whole genome shotgun sequence):
tcttatcacatttgttatttaatattaatttcttgtgcaaaataagaaaaatacttaatacttaaaactgcatatttatttatgacaattgctttcaaactaaattcatacaaacagatacatcctacttaaaacttggatgatgctctccctgagacaatcataacaaaacccacaaccagggcaaatttggccaatttcacatttgacatagtaagtaaacctaacctctgttcacagggaacatgtgaaaagtgcaactgtacatcaattaaacccaaattaaataaaatggtttactctttgacagtaaatgtgcctaaattagtcaactacatgtaccttacagactgctgcttaaattcaaattaaatttaaaacatgagcccaacatgtgtgcagcagcccattattttaaagccaatatcagcCGATACCAATAATGTGCTGgcaatattgtgcatccctaaatACAATGTTGTATCCCTGCATTACAATTATTGCTAAGCTGGTGCTAATTATCGCAACATATTTAGATTTTGCTGTAtaccagtataaaaaaaaatatatttaacataTATGTCACTTCACTTCATATTTCCCTCAATAATGATGTGCTTGTATGCTGTATAAAAGCAACTGCTGTGTCCACATGTTCCCCCAGGGATACATCAAGTACTTCTGATTGTCCCACTGAGGGTGTGTGATCTGAAGAATAACTCATCagttgttattttctgtcttccAGTGGTGTAATGAGACTTTctgtttcttaaatgtttttgtgtccTGACCTCACAGCACCTCTCTGCCCCACCCCATGTTTATCTGTCTATAttcccttcctcttcttcatgctGTTCAAACCATCACTTTACGactgttaatgttgttgttcTGCAGTGGAGATGGCCTGACCCTTCCCAGAGTGACATGTCCCAACCACCCAGATGCCATACTGGTGGAGGACTACAGAGCAGGGGACATGATCTGCCCTGAATGTGGCCTTGTAGTCGGTCAGTATTCTCTTTataaagaaacacttttacttTTGAGTCTGTGAGTCAGAACACTTCCTTCCCCTTTTTTCTTCTAGGGTTGGTCAGTCGGTTTTGAATAACAAATGTTGAACTCTCTGAACAATGACAATCAGCTTAGTTTCAGATCAAAACAAGGCCTCTGTTTCCAAAGGATTTGGCTGCAGTCTGAGGTAGAAAAGTTATAAACTTGTTTTCTGCTATTCTGTCTGCCGTTGGATGTTAATCTAAGTTTCATTCAGACAAATTTAAGAATTACTTATTTTCTTGCCATGTGGGTCGTTTTTGACATCCTTGCTTGACATGCCTTTATCTCCAACCCAATATAATACACATGAATGTAAATCATGCAGTACAGTAGTTCTGTCTTATGATAGAAAAAGGTCAGGATTATTGATGATTAGGAAGTTATCGGCACTCAAACTGgttgtgtgatttatttttcatggctGAAAGTTAGCTTTTCCAGCCAgagaaaacatacatttttttttattttttgttgttgttattagactcagccaacataTCACAAAACAACAGTGCAGACATCAGACTCAGAGGCAAAAAACACATATTCCATAGTCccaaagtaaaaataaacaaataagaaatagataatacaaaattaaaaataagtaaatatatccatacaaaataacaatattattaaagttaataatactaatttaagttgaataaataaatacatataattgTATAAATAGTAATCAGGATAATTACAATTAAAATACAGTatactttaaagaaaaataagtaaataaaataataataataattataatatatatcACAAATCAGCCCATCAGAAAGTTAaccaaaaagaaatgaagcaacAGGCGTCCACCTTATCTGGAAAAGATCCGTTTTTACcggtaatttattttatttatttatttattttttcatttaaagggaccatgcatattaattaacacttctgtaaatatgtcaGAATTGGCCAAAAGGCTaatttacatccgtagtcccttgcccgatgttaaaaaggcttcctaaaaataaagtaaaaaaaatcaaaatgggagaggagaaaccaaaacacaaactaaaaaaaaaggaaagaaaaggagaaagaaaagaaaagtacaaatagcaccatacgattaaaatgactaaaagctacataaggacatgatatgaccgtctttgagaaagtgtccatggacataaaatataTGGAGCAAGataatcaggaagcagcaataaggaaatgttaaggaagacacaagcagacaaaaCAGGACAACAATCTATGTATAATCTTGCTGCTATACTCTCCATATAGAACATTTTCTTAATttcttacatattttttttaatacaaaatcAGACCTCCATACATACAAATACGAACAACGACCATAACAACATATTTTATGAGCAAAGAGGGATGTTCAGTTAGTGAATATAGGAAGTGTACATAATAGAAGTTTATTTACATGAGGACATGAAGGGACAGCACACAGATGAGTAGTGTGATCCTGAATCCTGCTAACATGCGATACAGACAGAGCTGTTAGGAACACAGAGTCCTTCTTTAATGAGCCCCCTGAGCACAGAGCGGGTCTAACGGGAGAAGACAGGCGCCAACCGCTCTCTGATGAACGCCAAAGTGCCCTCTGTTCCGGCTCCCTTAGCCTGGCTGGCCTCTGAGGAGATGAGTGTCCCAAGGCCTCCAGATATTAGAAAGACTGATgtgtggattaaaaaaaaaaagaagagagaacacCTAACAGGATTACAATATCAGAAATCTAATCCTGGACAATGCTCCCCTGTAACAAGAACAAACTGTTCTGACAGACCGCCGTCAAATCTCTGATCCTCCCTACATCTCCGATTTGATTTAGCTGATGGATGTAAGATTTGTTCTGTGCATGTTTTATGATTCTGCTTCACAGGATGAATTGATGAGAATAAAGAGGGAAGAGGGTTGATGTGTGAATTAATTCAATGAGATTCAGaaccacacacagacattacagtgagacagagacagtcagCACAGGAGGACTGAGACAACAGTTACAGTATCATAGACCTGGACACTttggaggtgtgtgtgcaggagggaGCTGAGCTGAATATGTCATCAGCTTTGCTTAATTATTCCAGAGggatgaaacacagacacactgactgaAAGACTTGCTGTGTGTTTGAACAGTTGACTCACAAACATTGACCAAAATCTTTCCTATGTATCAACGGCCTTTATCTACTGAATACTGActcttcagtgtttgttgttacaattttactttttgtctttaaatCTTGAAATGAGGACACAACAGCTGTAACTCTCAATCCAAAAGACTGAAGAGcttacattaaaacacacacactcgtctAAATCTGCTTCTCCTCAGGTGATCGTGTCATCGATGTCGGCTCAGAGTGGAGAACGTTTTCAAATGAGAAAGCTCTCAAAGATCCATCCAGAGTGGGAGACGCCCAAAACCCGCTGCTCAATGGAGGAGACCTCACCACCATGATCAGCAAGGTGAGAGTCAGCTCTCCCCTCTGTGTCACATACTGGTTCAGTATCCAGTAAGTCAACTGGAAGGACAGGGAAATATAATTAAGCAGCTTAACCTCCAGCGGTGAAGCTGTTTTCATTTATAGATGCTAGCTGATGCAGACCGACGATAAATGTTAATCAACGACTGATTTTTTtcaagacgaaaacgagactgTGACGatctaaagtgcatcactgataataaaaactctgacgaacataTGTTTAGTTTTTGTCGACAAGatgatgacgagacgaaaactttagtggtgGACCGTCGAACATTAataatccatgtttccccctgctgtgcgtctaatctttagaaataaaagtgattaattcctgtgacaggctgagttattatctgaggggtgCAGTGTtggcttggtctctacctgcagcaggagttctttatgaaccagctctctcctcacctccatgcatctgtctacTCTTcatggatgatttttacccctggtgtgcgttagtgaccaagacacaaccgggggggggatgtctgtttaatatttgatgtttgacgtttctGCCActattactgtaaaaagctccaagtctagagcttgatttattccagtttggtgatgcatcagacacatttagtaagttttgataaactccttgttgaaagatgcagatgcactTCAGAGTGCCAtaaactgactgtctgtccagtgcgcctgtcactgcaggtgcattcaaggaccgtcgtaaaagtgcaatacagccctttcatcaAGAATGTTTCCTTTTGACTTTATAGCAgagacaggctgagttatttaacttcagatattacacaagcaaaagtgttaaaagagtgaaatgttgatgattttaacacttggtataaccctgttaccgatatctgatcgaccacatgaattatttaaagaattaagatgtttcggcaaaaatcaaagagttgaGTTgccgtcgactaaaactagactaaaactataaagggtggaaaagactaaaatgtgactaaaactaacgggcattattgtctgaagactaagactaagactaaaatagctgccaaaatgaatactgatgcagattgattgattgtggtGTGGTCTGAAATCCTCAGATTGAAAACAATGTCTCTTAGAACCTGTTTGACTGATGAGCATGTTGTTTCCACCACAGGGAACCGGTGCAGCTAGCTTTGATGAATTCGGTAACTCCAAGTACCAGAACAGGCGAACCATGAGCAGCTCTGACCGGGCCATGCTCAATGCTTTCAAAGAAATCAGCACCATGGCCGACCGCATCAACCTGCCCAGGAACATCATAGTGAGTCTAAATCCTACCTCCTTTAGGGCTGACAGGAATGAAACTTTGATCTGTGGGGAGAATTGAAACCTGCCCAAGAGAAAGGAAACTGAAACTAAATGCTATGTCATGATTATGTGTCATCTCATTGAAATGTGTGGAAATGATACCGCAAAGCTTCTATTGAAGTTGACAAACAGATTCACCTGAAACTGGTTAGTGGTTAGAGACAGACACATCAATGTCAGTCTCTAGAATAAAAGGAGGAGACCATGTCAGTCATTTTCTTAGATTGGCTCAAGACTTAGCTTCTCTTTGGGCAAAAGGTTCATACAGATGTCACTGAATATTTTGAATAGTGGAATAAgccaaaataaaaacctcttaGAGAGGAGAAATGTAAAAGGAGGAACAATACTATCAAACAAAAAGCCACTAAAAATCTAAACATCCTGATCTGACAGCTGTTCActggtctttttctttttcttagaTTGGAATAGTTAACTTTCAAATGTTGTGACATGTAATTGATTTGAGAGAACCTTCCTGTGtgagctgtaaatgtgtttttctctcttcaggACAGAACAAACAACTTATTCAAGCAGGTTTATGAACAGAAGAGTCTAAAGGGACGAGCTAATGATGCCATTGCTTCAGCCTGCCTCTACATCGCTTGCAGACAAGAAGGCGTACCAAGAACATTCAAAGGTCAGAACGAACGTGGtcatccactacatcgatgtatcgattcatattcctatgatccgactacatcgttCTGTGCTCGGCAAATTTTTGGCttaaaagttactgaatcgttttcaagtcactgaatcgtgtCGGattgtatcgttctaaatgaatcaatatcgtcctttagtcgtatcggcaaccacggaTCATGAattgaatcgttgttaaaaagaatcattacaccctGATTATCTACTGTTGCTAAAAGGTAGGACTGCTCTCCAGGACAAGTTGATGTCAAAATGAATTGATCCTTCTTTACTGTTACAGATATTTTTCACtacttaaatattttaaaatatgtgttcACAAGCCTTTTCAATCCCTAGAGGATTGGAGATGTGATGCATTAatatttttaacaacattttcatCATCACCCTTttcccaaaaagaaaaaagacaacatatgTTTGATGATTCTCTCGTCTTTCCTGGAAAGTGTGCAGACAACAGCTTTTCAGTGTCACTTCAGTTCAATCTGTCCTGTGTTATATGCTGTTATGAACTAAAGGCAATCATTGTCTCTACGGCTCAAGGGATGAAAACATCCTATTTATAGAAGAAAAGGAAGTCATATTTATCTTGTGCATGttgtctttcattttctgtctgtgGAAGTCAGAGTATGAACTAAACATAGGGGAGACTAAATGTCCTCACAGAgacttcacttcctgttctttcttcccctcctcAGAGATCTGCGCTGTCTCCCGGATCTCTAAGAAGGAGATCGGCAGGTGTTTCAAGCTAATCCTGAAGGCCTTGGAGACCAGCGTGGACCTCAT
Coding sequences:
- the gtf2b gene encoding transcription initiation factor IIB, with the translated sequence MASTSRGDGLTLPRVTCPNHPDAILVEDYRAGDMICPECGLVVGDRVIDVGSEWRTFSNEKALKDPSRVGDAQNPLLNGGDLTTMISKGTGAASFDEFGNSKYQNRRTMSSSDRAMLNAFKEISTMADRINLPRNIIDRTNNLFKQVYEQKSLKGRANDAIASACLYIACRQEGVPRTFKEICAVSRISKKEIGRCFKLILKALETSVDLITTGDFMSRFCSNLGLPKQVQMAATFIARKAVELDLVPGRSPISVAAAAIYMASQASAEKKTQKEIGDIAGVADVTIRQSYRLIYPRAAELFPPDFKFDTPVDKLPQL